TTTACTATGAGGCTATCCTTCTTTGGCTCTATATCTCCTTGAAATATTCCATGAACAGAATCATACTTTAAGAGATGGGCGAGGGTCTTTGTGTCAGTAATGTCATTAACAGCAGCAAAATCCATATCTTTATTGTTAATAGACGCCCTGAAAAAGTTTCTCCCAATCCTCCCAAAACCATTAATTCCTACCTTTATTGCCATTTTGCACCTCCTGTTAAGTTATGATTGTAAAAAATTATGTTACAAATCATTTCTTGATAAGTCAATAACTTTTTCTTTGGGCGTTCTTTTATAAAAATAATAAATCATTATTCATTAAAGACAAGATTTTGGAAAAATATTGTATATTGGTGCTAAAATTTAATTCATTTTAACTTTTTTGAATCAATTTCAACATGTCATGGATAAGACAAAGACATCTACCTTTCTCGCCCCTTCCTTTTTAAGGATTCTCGAACATTCATTTACTGTTGCACCTGTAGTAAAGACGTCGTCTATTAATAAAATATTTTTATCTTTAATCTTTTCCTTTCCTATAACCCTAAAGGCATCCCTTACATTTTTAAATCTCTCATTGACTTTGAGTTCTAATTGAGGTTTTGTATGTCTGTATCTGGTAAGATTATCTGCTAAAACTGGAACTCCAATTTGTTTACCTATATTAATCCCTAAAAGCAAAGATTGGTCAAAACCCCTTACTCTTAATCTTTTTTTATGTAGAGGCACGGGGATAATAGTATCAAAATCGATTCTTTCAAATCTATTATTCAGATTAGCAATCATTATCTCTGATAATAACTTTCCCAAGGCCCTTTTTTTCTGAAATTTATAGATATGAATAAGTTCTTTTAAGATACCGCTATAGACCCCAGCGGCCCTAGCAGAATTAAAATGAAATCTTTTTTCTCTACATTGAAAACATAAATGTTCTGGACTATATGCCAATGTTTCCTTGGAAATAAATGGCCTGCCACAAACTTTGCAGTAAGGATATTGGACAATCTCGATTTTGTTAAAGCAATCATCACATATAAAATCCTTTTGCGAATCTCTTAAGATGGAAAAACATACGACACATTCCCGCGGAAGAATAAAATCAAGAATATTTTTGATGAGATTCATTTTTTTAATCCTTTAACAGTCAGAATATGGAGGAAAAGAGAAGCCATTGCTTATGTTTTATAATGTCGGAGGACAGAGAAACACATAATAGTTTACAATTTTTCCTTTGGTCTTCCTCCCTTTATTTCTACCACGGCATATGATTGCCCTGATAGTTAAAGAAGCTGCCTGAATCGGACGGTTTTAACTTAGAGATTACCGTCATCATTCCTCTAACTGATTCGTCTGCTGATATGGGGGCTTCAGGGCCACCCATATCAGTTTTTACCCAACCAGGATGCATGACCACAGAACAAATGCGCTGTTCTCTGAGTTCATGTGCGAGACTACGGTTCATCATGTTAAGAGCAGCCTTTGATACCCGATAAGCGTAATCACCACCGCTTTTGTTGTCATCGATGGATCCCATCAAAGAGGTAATGTGAATAATCTTTTTTTCTTTGCCCCTTTCTAGTAATGGAAGAAAGCCTCGAGTTACGCGGATAGGACCAAGAACATTAACATCAAAGGTTTCCTTTACGATTTCAAGATTCAGATTCTTGACCGAATCCTGGGGTTTACCACCAAAGATTCCGGAATTATTGATAAGGATATCTACAGAGCTCCACTTCTTTTGCACGGTATCCACTGCTTTTTGAATAGCAGTTTCATCGGTGACGTCAAAAGAGACAAGAAAGAGATGCTCTTCGTACATTTCTCTTAAACGCTTAAGTTCTATTGCTTTTTCAGGCTGTCTCGCCACAGCGACAATACGGTCACCCTTTTCTAAGAAAGATTTGACAAATCCAAGGCCAATACCGCGATTGGCTCCGGTTATGACTATGATTCTTTCAGACATTTCCTCTCCCCCTTTTTATAAGGATGGTCTTGATCTTCAAAAATTAACTTATATTCATAAATAAATATAATTTTTTTAAGAATACGATTAAATTGATTTTGTTATTATATGGAAAAAAAACATAGAAGCAAGCAAACTCTCATTATGCAAATATAGCTTTTCAGTTAAGCCGTGACAATACATATCAATATTATTCTACTATTGACTTTAAGACTTATTTCTGTAAATTAACCGTATTAATAAAGTGAATCCCGAAAAATAAGGCTTTAGCATAATCAAAGAAAATTTTATATGAAGAATTCGTGAATAGGAGAAGATTAATGAGAAGCAAGGTCTATTTCGCAAACTT
This genomic window from Nitrospinota bacterium contains:
- a CDS encoding glyceraldehyde 3-phosphate dehydrogenase NAD-binding domain-containing protein; the encoded protein is MAIKVGINGFGRIGRNFFRASINNKDMDFAAVNDITDTKTLAHLLKYDSVHGIFQGDIEPKKDSLIV
- a CDS encoding SDR family oxidoreductase; this translates as MSERIIVITGANRGIGLGFVKSFLEKGDRIVAVARQPEKAIELKRLREMYEEHLFLVSFDVTDETAIQKAVDTVQKKWSSVDILINNSGIFGGKPQDSVKNLNLEIVKETFDVNVLGPIRVTRGFLPLLERGKEKKIIHITSLMGSIDDNKSGGDYAYRVSKAALNMMNRSLAHELREQRICSVVMHPGWVKTDMGGPEAPISADESVRGMMTVISKLKPSDSGSFFNYQGNHMPW
- a CDS encoding ComF family protein encodes the protein MNLIKNILDFILPRECVVCFSILRDSQKDFICDDCFNKIEIVQYPYCKVCGRPFISKETLAYSPEHLCFQCREKRFHFNSARAAGVYSGILKELIHIYKFQKKRALGKLLSEIMIANLNNRFERIDFDTIIPVPLHKKRLRVRGFDQSLLLGINIGKQIGVPVLADNLTRYRHTKPQLELKVNERFKNVRDAFRVIGKEKIKDKNILLIDDVFTTGATVNECSRILKKEGARKVDVFVLSMTC